Proteins encoded in a region of the Populus nigra chromosome 3, ddPopNigr1.1, whole genome shotgun sequence genome:
- the LOC133688421 gene encoding uncharacterized protein LOC133688421, translating to MALISDALRQAFMPKHEYESLREEDRAWVKLQRPLWISTVGTICLVIFVSTTVSLKIVFPGDNGKRPFCNGNRLQPLPIKNGGDSDLFPGAFYLTDQETVDYYWMVVFVPSMIVFLASLAYLVAGMNVAYSTPARHGCLKVVENSYCASKRGGVRCLSILNSVFAIIFGLLALFLGSSLLTLGSSCSLPLFWCYEIATWGLVILYAVTAIFLRRKAALILDESDFGGRNLGLEMLEAHNMVVTPDLERRVNEGFKTWMGSSLLSSDEEDEPDNYSESPQITRTSSNRQRI from the exons ATGGCTTTAATCAGCGACGCATTACGGCAAGCTTTCATGCCGAAACACGAATACGAATCTCTTCGCGAAGAAGACAGAGCATGGGTGAAATTACAGCGACCATTATGGATTTCTACAGTGGGAACTATTTGCTTAGTGATTTTTGTTTCGACGACTGTGAGTTTAAAAATCGTGTTTCCTGGCGATAATGGGAAGAGACCGTTTTGCAACGGTAACAGATTACAGCCATTGCCGATAAAAAATGGCGGGGATTCGGATTTGTTTCCTGGTGCCTTTTATTTAACGGATCAGGAGACTGTTGATTATTATTGGATGGTTGTTTTTGTTCCGTCAATGATTGTTTTCCTGGCTTCGCTTGCCTATCTTGTTGcag GGATGAATGTTGCTTATTCTACTCCAGCAAGACATGGATGCTTAAAGGTGGTTGAAAATAGTTACTGTGCTTCAAAAAGGG GTGGGGTGCGATGTCTGTCCATTTTGAATAGTGTCTTTGCCATTATCTTCGGTCTCCTTGCACTGTTTCTTGGTTCAAGCCTCCTGACACTGGGGAGCAGTTGCTCATTGCCTTTGTTTTGGTGCTATGAGATTGCAACATGGGGGCTAGTCATTTTATATGCAGTAACTGCCATCTTTTTAAGAAGGAAAGCTGCTCTGATTCTTGATGAGAGTGATTTTGGTGGTCGAAACCTGGGTCTGGAAATGTTGGAAGCTCACAACATGGTGGTCACTCCAGATCTAGAAAGACGAGTTAATGAAGGTTTCAAGACTTGGATGGGGTCGTCCCTCCTATCTTCTGATGAAGAAGACGAACCTGACAATTATTCAGAATCACCTCAAATTACTCGCACTTCTTCTAACAGACAAAGAATATGA